A window of the Cystobacter fuscus genome harbors these coding sequences:
- the traC gene encoding outer membrane exchange accessory lipoprotein TraC — MRSLSTRSSCPPTRRLGLLALSLFALLAAAGCSTFARAVKEGDTLTTQRQWSQAEAAYQRALAAEPGNSEAKVKLRDMRRLWSAEVLQAARARQAEGDLAAATPLLVRALELDEGNAEVGALLAQTLDARVEGAQKALQAEKLQEARTEFDAVLAVDGEHAAARKGVTAVRTAWARRWFSTAKRLEDEGKLGNALLAYVRADQELAGATQARERAEAVRRLLQDEVAFMVVTAPAEDKASSPDVAQRLSPGRLAAMLPQEVPIRVITTEAPRTHEGVRLGMALERVLPVKSVEQGQRSTRYLLTNKAVPNPRRFELETALLAEERKLEEVERKMGGVLREYLRRQDELVQAREVAGRCRDRERKACSKALAECTEAITRVKPGHVPRECDPSLCNPQCEQEERAYAQRAATAGELEQRLEGAQESAEAQRREVQRGRDAWYREPLTVEEPVYADYPYDVELHKLTLTATVTERLVDLAKDAAGASPHTEDYAALHEDSSNKAYDKVGVLADPVQLRSEAELRVEAGDKAITAIAARVKERFDAYRQRRVEDARRGLVRPSSEDVVETAVRALLLTADEPPQDILQTIAKARGLEHPEALLGR; from the coding sequence GTGCGTTCCCTGTCTACCCGCTCGTCGTGTCCCCCCACCCGTCGGCTGGGGCTGCTCGCCCTGTCGCTGTTCGCCCTGCTCGCCGCGGCGGGATGTTCGACCTTCGCCCGCGCCGTGAAGGAGGGCGACACGCTCACCACCCAGCGCCAATGGAGCCAGGCGGAGGCCGCCTACCAGCGGGCGCTCGCCGCGGAGCCTGGCAACTCGGAGGCGAAGGTGAAGCTGCGCGACATGCGCCGGCTGTGGAGCGCCGAGGTGTTGCAGGCCGCCCGGGCCAGACAGGCCGAGGGGGACCTGGCCGCGGCCACGCCGCTGCTGGTGCGCGCGCTCGAGCTGGACGAGGGCAACGCCGAGGTGGGCGCGCTGCTCGCCCAGACGCTGGATGCGCGCGTGGAGGGCGCCCAGAAGGCGCTCCAGGCCGAGAAGCTGCAGGAGGCCCGGACGGAGTTCGACGCGGTGCTGGCGGTGGATGGCGAGCACGCGGCGGCGCGCAAGGGCGTGACGGCGGTGCGCACGGCGTGGGCGCGCCGGTGGTTCTCCACGGCGAAGCGGCTGGAGGACGAGGGCAAGCTGGGCAACGCGCTCCTGGCGTACGTGCGCGCGGACCAGGAGCTCGCGGGGGCCACGCAGGCGCGCGAGCGCGCCGAGGCGGTGCGTCGCCTGCTCCAGGACGAGGTGGCCTTCATGGTGGTGACCGCGCCGGCCGAGGACAAGGCCAGCTCGCCGGACGTGGCGCAGCGGCTGTCGCCCGGACGGCTCGCGGCGATGCTGCCGCAGGAGGTGCCCATCCGCGTCATCACCACCGAGGCGCCCAGGACTCACGAGGGCGTGCGCCTGGGGATGGCGCTGGAGCGGGTGTTGCCGGTGAAGTCGGTGGAGCAGGGCCAGCGCTCGACGCGCTACCTGCTCACGAACAAGGCCGTGCCCAATCCGCGCCGCTTCGAGCTGGAGACGGCCCTGCTCGCCGAGGAGCGCAAGCTGGAGGAGGTGGAGCGCAAGATGGGAGGCGTGCTGCGCGAGTACCTGCGCCGGCAGGACGAGCTGGTGCAGGCGCGCGAGGTGGCCGGGCGCTGCCGTGACCGCGAGCGCAAGGCGTGCAGCAAGGCCCTGGCCGAGTGCACCGAGGCCATCACCCGCGTGAAGCCCGGGCACGTGCCCCGCGAGTGTGACCCCTCGCTGTGCAATCCGCAGTGTGAGCAGGAGGAGCGCGCCTACGCCCAGCGCGCCGCGACGGCCGGGGAGCTGGAGCAGCGGCTGGAGGGCGCGCAGGAGAGCGCCGAGGCACAGCGGCGCGAGGTGCAGCGCGGCCGGGACGCCTGGTACCGCGAGCCGCTCACGGTGGAGGAGCCCGTCTACGCGGACTACCCCTATGACGTGGAGCTGCACAAGCTGACCCTCACGGCGACCGTCACCGAGCGCCTGGTGGACCTGGCCAAGGACGCCGCGGGCGCCTCGCCGCACACCGAGGACTACGCGGCGCTGCACGAGGACTCGTCCAACAAGGCCTATGACAAGGTGGGCGTGCTGGCGGACCCCGTGCAGCTGCGCAGCGAGGCGGAGCTGCGCGTGGAGGCGGGGGACAAGGCGATCACGGCCATCGCCGCGCGGGTGAAGGAGCGCTTCGACGCCTACCGCCAGCGCCGCGTGGAGGACGCGCGCCGGGGCCTGGTGCGTCCCAGCTCCGAGGACGTGGTGGAGACGGCGGTGCGGGCGCTGCTGCTCACCGCCGACGAGCCCCCCCAGGACATCCTCCAGACGATCGCCAAGGCCCGGGGCCTCGAGCACCCCGAGGCCCTGCTCGGGCGCTAG
- a CDS encoding TerB family tellurite resistance protein: MSQTTADDRFNIEVLKLMIQLAWSDGRLDARESGLIQGVARSWNVPESEFAALKKLLARGGSPPAPDLALLRDRPDEVFEAVRALIASDGELRAEEKELLEELRVILSPES, translated from the coding sequence ATGAGCCAAACCACGGCGGACGATCGATTCAATATCGAAGTGCTCAAGTTGATGATCCAGCTGGCCTGGAGTGATGGGCGGCTCGACGCGCGGGAGTCGGGCCTCATCCAGGGCGTGGCGCGCAGCTGGAACGTTCCGGAGTCGGAGTTCGCCGCCCTCAAGAAGCTCCTGGCGCGTGGGGGCTCGCCCCCCGCGCCCGACCTGGCGTTGCTGCGCGACCGTCCGGACGAGGTCTTCGAGGCGGTGCGCGCCCTCATCGCGAGCGACGGCGAGCTCCGGGCCGAGGAGAAGGAGCTGCTCGAGGAGCTGCGCGTCATCCTGAGCCCGGAGTCCTGA
- a CDS encoding DUF6929 family protein → MPIPALRFRLLAAFLLFLSSGCQERAHATKAPRPRRAPPLQLTRSRMLTLPAPETAGGAAYVSAASGLVRVGDWLHVVADDSLSLASFPLHGEGPGLWVRLFPGELPRDPADRKAVKPDLEALCLVEGLASAPRGALLAVPSGSAPARMRGALIPLQEDGRLGGAVREVDFSGLYARLARELGPINVEGAAWTGGHLWLLNRGNSDEGVDAVVMIAGDGLSRALEAGVPPGPELVRDVKRWKLGRTRSVRLSFSDAAPLPDGRVVFTAAAEDTHGPYADGAVVGSAVGMLAQDGTPLWLEHVEGKVKLEGVTARVEQGRLHLWLVSDADDSSVVAPLFELTLDDPPPSSSPGR, encoded by the coding sequence ATGCCCATCCCCGCTCTCCGTTTCCGTCTCCTCGCCGCCTTCCTGCTGTTTCTGTCCTCGGGCTGCCAGGAGCGTGCGCACGCCACGAAGGCGCCAAGGCCCCGGCGTGCACCGCCGCTGCAACTCACCCGCTCGCGGATGTTGACCCTCCCGGCGCCCGAGACGGCCGGGGGCGCGGCCTATGTCTCCGCCGCGAGCGGCCTCGTGCGGGTGGGCGACTGGCTGCATGTCGTCGCGGACGATTCCCTGTCACTCGCCTCCTTTCCACTCCACGGCGAGGGTCCCGGACTCTGGGTGCGGCTCTTTCCGGGCGAGCTGCCCCGGGACCCGGCGGACCGCAAGGCCGTGAAGCCGGACCTGGAGGCGCTCTGTCTCGTGGAGGGCCTCGCCTCGGCGCCTCGAGGGGCCCTGCTGGCGGTTCCCTCCGGAAGCGCCCCGGCGCGGATGCGCGGGGCGTTGATCCCCCTCCAGGAGGATGGGCGGCTGGGCGGCGCCGTGCGCGAGGTGGATTTCTCGGGCCTGTATGCCCGGCTCGCCCGGGAGCTGGGCCCCATCAACGTGGAGGGGGCCGCCTGGACGGGAGGGCACCTGTGGTTGCTCAACCGGGGCAACAGTGACGAGGGCGTGGACGCCGTGGTGATGATCGCGGGCGACGGCCTCTCGCGCGCCCTCGAGGCCGGTGTTCCTCCCGGCCCGGAGCTGGTGCGCGACGTGAAGCGCTGGAAGCTGGGCCGGACCCGCTCGGTGCGGCTGTCCTTCTCGGACGCGGCGCCGCTGCCGGACGGTCGCGTCGTCTTCACCGCCGCCGCCGAGGACACCCATGGCCCCTATGCCGATGGCGCCGTGGTGGGCTCGGCCGTGGGCATGCTGGCCCAGGACGGCACGCCCCTGTGGCTCGAGCACGTGGAGGGCAAGGTGAAGCTGGAGGGCGTGACGGCGCGGGTGGAGCAGGGCCGTCTGCACCTGTGGCTCGTCTCGGACGCGGATGACTCCTCCGTCGTCGCGCCCCTGTTCGAGCTCACCCTGGATGATCCTCCGCCCTCCTCGTCTCCGGGCCGCTAG
- a CDS encoding peptidylprolyl isomerase, with product MDSTQKPAPPAKKPFEVPLSLPLARKAALGSPVQMPPVTAPSLEGLSITVPAPSPITAQQIQERFQDLARAHATERMRSRTERIAWGDEVLLNFVGYSNGRLIPFSVRADVWVPLVPAPLLPGLYEQLVGHLPGETVLADILLGQDYPVEALRGQPARFAVQIQAAREVKFPDPTSPEFLKAFGRGDTVEAATNSVLKELEQETVALLRLQAQEMVLNEVAARTQVDIPESLVDEEIRRRWGSSEGRAVTELKFTEKQQEESLQTWLKDEPTRAEVRQRLRISLALGAICARDGLTLTQAKVQEVLKAEAAALGIPLDQAAASLREEPHQFARIDQAAWHLLAVEYVMSKAQVRFAGA from the coding sequence ATGGACTCCACCCAGAAACCCGCTCCTCCCGCCAAGAAGCCTTTCGAGGTCCCGCTCTCCCTCCCCCTGGCCCGCAAGGCCGCGCTGGGCAGTCCGGTGCAGATGCCTCCAGTGACCGCGCCGTCACTGGAGGGTCTCTCCATCACCGTGCCCGCCCCCTCGCCCATCACCGCCCAGCAGATCCAGGAGCGCTTCCAGGATCTGGCGCGCGCGCATGCCACCGAGCGCATGCGTTCGCGCACCGAGCGCATCGCCTGGGGCGACGAGGTGCTGCTCAACTTCGTGGGCTACTCCAACGGCCGGCTCATCCCCTTCAGCGTGCGCGCCGACGTCTGGGTTCCCCTGGTGCCCGCGCCCCTGCTGCCCGGTCTGTACGAGCAGCTGGTGGGTCACCTGCCGGGAGAGACCGTGCTGGCGGACATCCTGCTGGGCCAGGACTACCCCGTCGAGGCGCTGCGCGGTCAGCCCGCTCGCTTCGCGGTGCAGATCCAGGCCGCGCGCGAGGTGAAGTTCCCGGATCCGACGAGCCCGGAGTTCCTCAAGGCCTTTGGCCGGGGGGACACGGTGGAAGCGGCCACGAACAGCGTGTTGAAGGAACTGGAGCAGGAGACGGTGGCGTTGCTGCGGCTCCAGGCCCAGGAGATGGTGCTCAACGAGGTGGCCGCCCGCACGCAGGTGGACATCCCCGAGTCGCTCGTGGACGAGGAGATCCGCCGTCGCTGGGGCTCGAGCGAGGGCCGCGCCGTGACCGAGCTCAAGTTCACCGAGAAGCAGCAGGAGGAGTCGCTGCAGACGTGGCTGAAGGACGAGCCCACCCGGGCCGAGGTCCGGCAGCGGCTGCGCATCAGCCTGGCGCTGGGCGCCATCTGCGCGCGCGACGGCCTCACCCTCACCCAGGCCAAGGTGCAGGAGGTCCTCAAGGCCGAGGCCGCAGCCCTCGGGATTCCGCTGGATCAGGCCGCCGCCTCCCTCCGCGAGGAGCCGCACCAGTTCGCCCGCATCGATCAGGCGGCCTGGCACCTGCTGGCGGTCGAGTACGTCATGAGCAAGGCCCAGGTCCGCTTCGCGGGCGCCTGA
- a CDS encoding M28 family peptidase produces the protein MKSWSTTALLALALGSCVSRPALDEAALARVRSFGEGVEQARLMADVNALAAVHLEDTPLSCDLFEPGTNTRYMPVCHLTRDRSFQWMRERLESLGLRVTTQSTDDPRFPTTNLVAELPGTEHPEEIILVGAHYDAYFQGADDNSSGVAALLEMARLASGQRFKRTVRFVGFDLEELGLVGSTRYVQSHPGERIVASIVFDCIGYRSTEPGSQQGLPGFPLPPRGDFIAVIANEASRSQMEELHALSGRLEFVPVIGIFTPGNGSGAASGNLMRSDHAPFWLAGQNSLFLTDTANFRNPHYHQDTDVPATLDADFLTGVTRLSAAGLAYWAEGPLP, from the coding sequence ATGAAGTCCTGGTCCACCACCGCCCTCTTGGCCCTCGCCCTGGGCTCCTGTGTCTCGCGTCCCGCGCTGGACGAAGCCGCGCTCGCGCGCGTGCGGAGCTTCGGCGAGGGGGTGGAGCAGGCGCGCCTCATGGCCGACGTGAACGCCCTCGCCGCCGTGCACCTGGAGGACACGCCACTGTCGTGCGACCTCTTCGAGCCCGGGACGAACACCCGGTACATGCCCGTGTGCCACCTCACCCGGGATCGCAGCTTCCAGTGGATGCGCGAGCGCCTGGAGTCGCTCGGCCTGCGCGTCACCACGCAGAGCACGGACGACCCACGCTTTCCCACCACCAACCTCGTGGCCGAGCTGCCGGGCACCGAGCACCCCGAGGAGATCATCCTGGTGGGTGCCCACTACGACGCGTACTTCCAGGGAGCGGATGACAACAGCTCGGGCGTGGCCGCCCTGTTGGAGATGGCGCGACTGGCCTCGGGTCAGCGCTTCAAGCGCACCGTGCGCTTCGTCGGCTTCGATCTGGAGGAGCTCGGCCTGGTGGGCAGCACGCGCTATGTCCAGTCGCACCCGGGCGAGCGCATCGTCGCGTCGATCGTCTTCGACTGCATTGGCTACCGGAGCACGGAGCCGGGCTCGCAGCAGGGGCTGCCGGGCTTTCCCCTGCCCCCCCGGGGTGACTTCATCGCCGTCATCGCCAACGAGGCCTCGCGCTCGCAGATGGAGGAGCTGCACGCGCTGAGTGGCCGGCTCGAGTTCGTGCCGGTGATTGGCATCTTCACTCCCGGAAATGGCTCCGGTGCCGCCTCGGGCAACCTCATGCGCAGCGATCACGCCCCGTTCTGGCTCGCCGGGCAGAACTCCCTGTTCCTCACCGACACCGCCAACTTCCGCAACCCCCACTACCACCAGGACACCGACGTGCCCGCCACCCTCGACGCGGACTTCCTCACCGGCGTCACCCGGCTGTCCGCCGCCGGGCTCGCCTACTGGGCCGAGGGCCCCCTGCCATGA
- a CDS encoding prephenate dehydrogenase/arogenate dehydrogenase family protein: MMVGIVGYGRFGRALGGLLEEAGVPYRALDPVADIPEPHRSPSLPALIADATHLVVAVPVAYMRAVLQQMSPLLRPEQLVLDVGSVKVKPVHAMAEVLGARVPWVGTHPLFGPLSLAMAERPLRVVVCPNPLHPAAAPEAIRFFERLGCEIIEQTPEGHDRVMAHTHALTFFVAKGMVDAGSGLDVPFAPASFQALSRTIQLVRSDAGHLFSAIQHDNPFAREARGHLLEALGNVHRELDALPAGEPPPDAPPLTLPTLDSGLPELRETRDLIDQLDQELVELLARRAELSRRALRTKAEAGQPVPDPAREDAMIASRRAWASERGLEPDGVEAIFRAILRFSRRDQHRRE, encoded by the coding sequence ATGATGGTCGGCATCGTGGGATACGGACGTTTCGGCCGTGCACTCGGAGGACTGCTGGAGGAGGCGGGGGTGCCCTACCGGGCGCTGGACCCCGTGGCGGACATCCCCGAGCCCCACCGCTCCCCGTCGCTTCCCGCGTTGATCGCGGACGCCACCCACCTGGTGGTGGCGGTGCCCGTGGCCTACATGCGGGCGGTGCTCCAGCAGATGAGCCCCCTGTTGCGGCCCGAGCAGCTCGTGCTGGACGTGGGCAGCGTCAAGGTGAAGCCCGTGCACGCCATGGCCGAGGTGCTCGGTGCCCGGGTGCCCTGGGTGGGGACGCATCCGCTCTTCGGCCCCCTCAGCCTCGCCATGGCCGAGCGGCCCCTGCGCGTGGTGGTCTGCCCCAACCCGCTCCACCCCGCCGCCGCCCCCGAGGCCATCCGCTTCTTCGAACGCCTGGGCTGCGAGATCATCGAGCAGACGCCCGAGGGGCATGATCGGGTGATGGCGCATACCCACGCGCTCACCTTCTTCGTGGCCAAGGGCATGGTGGACGCGGGCTCGGGACTGGACGTGCCCTTCGCGCCCGCCAGCTTCCAGGCGCTCTCGCGCACCATCCAGCTCGTGCGCTCGGACGCCGGACACCTCTTCAGCGCCATCCAGCACGACAACCCCTTCGCGCGCGAGGCCCGGGGCCATCTGCTCGAGGCGCTCGGCAACGTCCACCGGGAGCTGGACGCGCTGCCCGCCGGGGAGCCTCCGCCCGACGCGCCGCCGCTCACCCTGCCCACGCTCGACTCGGGCCTGCCGGAGCTGCGCGAGACGCGGGACCTGATTGATCAGCTGGATCAGGAGCTGGTGGAGCTGCTCGCGCGGCGGGCGGAGCTGTCCCGGCGGGCGCTGCGCACCAAGGCCGAGGCGGGGCAGCCCGTGCCCGACCCGGCCCGCGAGGACGCGATGATCGCCTCGCGCCGCGCGTGGGCCTCCGAGCGGGGCCTGGAGCCGGACGGGGTGGAGGCCATCTTCCGCGCCATCCTGCGCTTCTCACGGCGGGACCAACATCGCCGCGAGTGA
- a CDS encoding U32 family peptidase — MPPRRPEILAPAGDLESLRAALASGADAVYFGLDEGFNARARADNFSLARLPETMALVHRAGARAYLTLNTLIFEPELPGVERLLRAVAAAGVDALIVQDPAVALLARAICPQLELHASTQMTVSSAEGMRFARGLGVTRVVVPRELSTQEIRRLAGQTDMELEVFIHGALCVSWSGQCLTSEAWGGRSANRGQCAQSCRMPYDLVVDGQTRELGEVRYLLSPKDLAGVRAVPDLVDIGVHSLKIEGRLKGAQYVTTTVQGYRRWVDGVVAGRPDEKQLASDLADMSLTYSRGLSNGFLGGSDHQTLVEGRFPKHRGLFLGRVRSVSGKEVLVTPEERPWTGALGLGEQRPQGPEGKVSSPLPGEQPTPATVEPRPGMGVVFDAGTPEDKHEPGGPIFRVDRRGNGWVLGFGHPGPDLHRVAPGQRVWLNSDPSLARRTEAQLAQGEPEGRIPLTLQVSGAEGTPLRVRASAWGHEASAESPTPLTPSKGKGLDEALLRDKLGACGGTPFTLAHLDLTGLTPGLHLPVSELKALRRDVVAALTPLVEKGPVRTVTQTPVLESVRTALLSRVAGQAVEEGAHAGPRLLPLCRDDAQLEAVIAAGLREVELDWMEMVGLQRAVERARAAGLRVTIATVRVQKPGEEGYDTRLDKLRPDAVLVRHWGAMMHFLERPSGQPRPVLHGDFSLNVTNSVTAAHLLGLGLDTLTCSHDLDETQLFGLLEHAPAHRFTVALHHHIATFHTEHCVYSHTLSNGRDYRSCGRPCESHQVSLRDRIGLEHPVIVDVGCRNTVFNAQAQSAASLVPRLLERGVRRFRVEFVRESQAEAARVLAAYQELLAGRCAPAEAVRRAAVHEQFGVTRGTMKVLG; from the coding sequence ATGCCTCCCCGACGCCCTGAAATCCTCGCGCCCGCGGGCGACCTCGAGTCCCTGCGCGCCGCGCTCGCCAGCGGAGCGGACGCCGTCTATTTCGGACTCGACGAGGGCTTCAACGCCCGGGCCCGTGCCGACAACTTCTCGCTCGCCCGGCTGCCGGAGACGATGGCGCTCGTCCACCGCGCCGGTGCCCGCGCCTACCTCACCCTCAACACCCTCATCTTCGAGCCCGAACTGCCCGGCGTGGAGCGGCTGCTGCGCGCCGTGGCCGCGGCGGGCGTGGACGCGCTCATCGTGCAGGACCCGGCCGTCGCCCTGCTCGCGCGCGCCATCTGCCCCCAGCTCGAGCTGCACGCCTCCACGCAGATGACCGTCTCCAGCGCCGAGGGCATGCGCTTCGCCCGGGGCCTGGGCGTCACCCGCGTCGTCGTCCCCCGCGAGCTGTCCACCCAGGAGATCCGCCGGCTGGCGGGACAGACGGACATGGAGCTGGAGGTCTTCATCCACGGCGCCCTGTGCGTGTCCTGGAGCGGCCAATGCCTCACCAGCGAGGCGTGGGGCGGGCGCTCGGCCAACCGGGGCCAGTGTGCCCAGTCGTGCCGGATGCCCTACGATCTCGTGGTGGATGGGCAGACACGCGAGCTGGGAGAAGTGCGCTACCTGCTCAGCCCCAAGGATCTGGCCGGCGTGCGCGCCGTGCCCGACCTGGTGGACATCGGCGTCCACAGCCTGAAGATCGAGGGCCGCCTCAAGGGCGCGCAGTACGTGACCACCACCGTGCAGGGCTACCGGCGGTGGGTGGATGGCGTCGTCGCGGGCCGGCCCGACGAGAAGCAGCTCGCGAGCGACCTGGCCGACATGTCCCTCACGTACAGCCGCGGCCTGTCCAATGGCTTCCTCGGGGGCTCGGATCACCAGACGCTCGTCGAGGGCCGCTTTCCCAAGCACCGGGGCCTGTTCCTGGGCCGCGTGCGCTCCGTGTCGGGCAAGGAGGTGCTCGTCACCCCCGAGGAGCGTCCGTGGACGGGCGCGCTCGGCCTGGGCGAGCAGCGCCCCCAGGGCCCCGAGGGCAAGGTGTCCTCGCCCCTCCCTGGCGAGCAGCCCACTCCCGCCACCGTGGAGCCCCGTCCGGGCATGGGCGTCGTCTTCGACGCGGGCACGCCCGAGGACAAGCACGAGCCGGGCGGCCCCATCTTCCGCGTGGACCGGCGCGGCAACGGCTGGGTGCTCGGCTTCGGGCACCCGGGGCCGGACCTCCACCGCGTGGCGCCCGGCCAGCGCGTGTGGCTCAACAGCGATCCGTCCCTGGCCCGCCGCACGGAAGCGCAGCTCGCCCAGGGTGAGCCCGAGGGCCGCATCCCCCTCACGCTCCAGGTGTCCGGCGCCGAGGGCACCCCGCTGCGCGTGCGCGCGAGCGCCTGGGGCCATGAGGCCTCCGCCGAGAGCCCCACCCCGCTCACGCCCTCCAAGGGCAAGGGCCTGGACGAGGCGCTGCTGCGCGACAAGCTGGGCGCCTGCGGTGGCACGCCCTTCACCCTCGCGCACCTGGACCTCACCGGGCTGACGCCGGGCCTGCACCTGCCCGTCTCCGAGCTCAAGGCGCTGCGCCGCGACGTCGTGGCCGCGCTCACCCCGCTCGTGGAGAAGGGCCCCGTGCGCACCGTGACGCAGACGCCGGTGCTCGAGTCCGTGCGCACCGCGTTGCTCTCGCGCGTCGCCGGCCAGGCCGTGGAGGAGGGAGCCCACGCGGGCCCGCGCCTGCTGCCCCTGTGCCGCGACGACGCGCAGTTGGAAGCGGTCATCGCCGCCGGCCTGCGCGAGGTGGAGCTGGATTGGATGGAGATGGTGGGCCTGCAGCGGGCGGTGGAGCGGGCGCGCGCGGCCGGGCTGCGCGTGACGATCGCCACCGTGCGCGTGCAGAAGCCGGGCGAGGAGGGCTACGACACGCGCCTGGACAAGCTGCGGCCCGACGCGGTGCTCGTGCGCCACTGGGGCGCGATGATGCACTTCCTCGAGCGCCCTTCCGGCCAGCCGCGCCCGGTGCTGCACGGAGACTTCTCGCTCAACGTCACCAACTCGGTGACGGCGGCGCACCTGCTCGGCCTGGGGCTGGACACGCTCACCTGCTCGCACGACCTGGACGAGACGCAGCTCTTCGGCCTGCTGGAGCACGCCCCCGCGCACCGCTTCACCGTGGCGCTGCATCACCACATCGCCACCTTCCACACCGAGCACTGCGTGTACTCGCACACGCTGTCCAACGGGCGCGACTACCGCAGCTGTGGCCGGCCGTGCGAGAGCCACCAGGTCTCCCTGCGCGACCGCATCGGACTGGAGCACCCGGTCATCGTGGACGTGGGCTGCCGCAACACGGTGTTCAACGCCCAGGCCCAGAGCGCGGCCTCGCTGGTGCCCAGGCTCCTGGAGCGGGGCGTGCGCCGCTTCCGCGTCGAGTTCGTCCGCGAGTCCCAGGCCGAGGCCGCGCGCGTGCTCGCCGCCTATCAGGAGCTGCTGGCGGGCCGGTGCGCTCCCGCCGAGGCGGTGCGGCGCGCGGCGGTGCACGAGCAGTTCGGCGTGACGCGGGGCACCATGAAGGTGCTCGGCTGA
- a CDS encoding aminotransferase class I/II-fold pyridoxal phosphate-dependent enzyme: protein MVVRPARHIENVRYAIRNVVAEAHRLETQGQHILYLNIGDPLKFDFRTPPHLIEAVHRAMRDGHNGYAPSAGILTAREAISRECANRGIPNITPDDVVVTTGASEALELALTALLDPGDRVLLPSPGYPLYNALMAKLNAQGVLYSLDEENGWSLDLEEIDRLCTPGTRALILCNPNNPTGAVLDRKVLEGLLEIARRRGLVILSDEIYDKLIYDKPHVATASLATDVPILTFNGLSKGYLACGWRVGWMVFCNAHLMPELRAAVQRLADARLCGPAPQQYAIAPALDGPQDHIPEMMARLRQRRDLMVRRINAIPGLSVVEPAAAFYAMPRLQLPGVTSDEAFIMSLLRETGVLFVHGSGFGQKPGTTHFRVVFLPPEDILTAAFDRLEAFVHAHHAR, encoded by the coding sequence ATGGTGGTCCGCCCCGCCCGACATATCGAGAACGTCCGCTACGCCATCCGCAACGTCGTGGCCGAGGCGCATCGCCTGGAGACCCAGGGACAACACATCCTCTATCTCAACATCGGGGATCCGCTGAAGTTCGACTTCCGGACGCCGCCGCACCTCATCGAGGCGGTGCACCGGGCCATGCGCGACGGCCACAATGGCTATGCGCCCTCGGCGGGCATCCTCACCGCGCGCGAGGCCATCTCCCGCGAGTGCGCCAACCGGGGCATCCCCAACATCACCCCCGATGACGTCGTGGTCACCACCGGCGCGAGCGAGGCCCTGGAGCTGGCCCTCACCGCCCTGCTCGATCCCGGCGATCGCGTCCTCCTGCCCAGCCCCGGCTACCCCCTCTACAACGCCCTCATGGCCAAGCTGAACGCCCAGGGCGTGCTCTACTCGCTCGACGAGGAGAATGGGTGGTCGCTGGACCTGGAGGAGATTGATCGGCTGTGCACGCCCGGCACGCGCGCCCTCATCCTCTGCAACCCCAACAACCCCACCGGCGCGGTGCTCGACCGGAAGGTGCTCGAGGGGCTGCTGGAGATCGCCCGGCGGCGTGGCCTCGTCATCCTGTCGGATGAAATCTACGACAAGCTCATCTACGACAAGCCTCACGTGGCCACGGCCTCGCTCGCCACGGACGTGCCCATCCTGACCTTCAATGGGCTCTCCAAGGGCTACCTCGCCTGTGGTTGGCGCGTGGGATGGATGGTCTTCTGCAACGCCCACCTGATGCCAGAGCTGCGCGCCGCGGTGCAGCGGCTCGCCGACGCGCGGCTGTGCGGACCCGCGCCGCAGCAGTACGCCATCGCCCCCGCGCTCGATGGGCCGCAGGACCACATCCCCGAGATGATGGCTCGGCTGCGCCAGCGCCGCGACCTGATGGTCCGCCGCATCAACGCCATCCCCGGCCTGTCCGTGGTGGAACCCGCCGCCGCCTTCTACGCCATGCCCCGCCTGCAACTGCCCGGGGTGACGTCGGACGAGGCCTTCATCATGTCCCTCTTGCGCGAGACGGGCGTGCTGTTCGTCCACGGCAGCGGCTTCGGACAGAAGCCCGGCACCACCCACTTCCGCGTGGTGTTCCTGCCTCCCGAGGACATCCTCACCGCCGCCTTCGATCGGCTCGAGGCCTTCGTCCACGCGCACCACGCGCGCTGA
- a CDS encoding acyl-CoA dehydrogenase family protein, with product MSNKKTWGGEEFWGLGFEFDPQWILTDEQKKLQATLIELCRTTLRANAVESDARLVYPRENLQELAKLGLLGLLVPKELGGMGQNHVCAAMVVETLARYGCASTAM from the coding sequence ATGAGTAACAAGAAGACATGGGGTGGTGAAGAGTTCTGGGGTCTGGGATTCGAGTTCGATCCTCAATGGATCCTCACCGACGAGCAGAAGAAGCTTCAGGCCACGCTGATCGAGCTGTGCCGGACCACCCTGCGCGCGAACGCCGTGGAGAGCGATGCGCGGCTCGTCTATCCGCGCGAGAACCTCCAGGAGTTGGCGAAGCTCGGCCTGCTCGGCCTGCTGGTGCCGAAGGAATTGGGGGGCATGGGGCAGAACCATGTCTGTGCCGCCATGGTCGTCGAGACCCTCGCGCGCTATGGCTGTGCGAGCACCGCCATGTGA